From the Ruminiclostridium josui JCM 17888 genome, one window contains:
- a CDS encoding PolC-type DNA polymerase III, with translation MDSANNTNRFLCDLFPDEMDFDGEFSTLKHLKVERMSVFIKTSKIEIHTISSDIVSIALVMKAEECLRQKLGAPNLTLIVKCSRNCSIEEYLSTMWNELIQMLTAKVALCRGILPGSKYEVSGNKILIKLMTTGSDILKSQNCHLMLEQHIKDTICQSVKVEFCDMHVDHAIMEEYVAEKVKNEAKVVSSAIIAPPPEQKQKKQEFKSNGSGERGVITGKPFTDSIMKISEVTPDSGKVAITGEVFRTESREIRGGKFIYIFDVTDYTSSVTVKMFVEKKDFANISERITEGVCLRIRGDAQYDKFSKELAIMAYDITETEKEIRHDDAEEKRVELHLHTQMSSMDGVTPVKDLVKRAAQWGHKAIAITDHGVVQAYPDAYAASKKNNIKVIYGLECYLLDDNTPIVYDIKEHSLEDDFVVFDIETTGLNPQQDRITEIGAVKVRNGQVVDRFSAFVNPGVPIPSFIVKLTGITEDMVKDAPPIEQVLNEFMEFIQGSVLVAHNANFDVGFIKHNAKLMGEKIKNPYIDTLELCRKMFPELGKYKLNIVAKHLKIELENHHRAVDDSMATAKIFIHCIKMLKEKGCKSIRDIENAFDGEINLKGTSYHAIILVKNKVGLKNLYKIVSQSHLKYFYKKPRVPKKLLMEYREGLILGSACEAGELYRAILNNKSEDEISKIVRFYDYLEIQPLGNNQFLINNGKVSSQEELKKINKKIIRLGERHRKPVVATCDVHFMDPRDEVFRRILMAGQGYTDADNQAPLYLRTTEEMLEEFSYLGEEKAREVVIENTNLIADMIESIAPVLEGTYPPNIEGAEQDIENMAMSRAKEIYGEELPEVVAQRLEKELNSIIKNGFAVMYLIAQKLVSKSLSDGYLVGSRGSVGSSFVANMSGITEVNSLQPHYVCEKCKYSEFILDGTYDCGFDMPEKDCPNCGNKLKKDGYDIPFETFLGFDGDKEPDIDLNFSGDYQPVAHKYTEELFGEGYVFRAGTIASVAEKTAYGYVKNYLDERGIVVTNAEINRLVKGCTGIKRTTGQHPGGIMIVPKDKEIFDFSPIQRPADDTQSEIVTTHFDYHFLHGSILKLDILGHDDPTVIRMLEDLTGVDARTIPIGEEKTMSLFSSTEALGVKPEDIGSETGTFAIPEFGTKFVRQMLLDTKPQSFSELIRISGLSHGTDVWLNNAQDLIRDGITTLSQSICCRDDIMIYLMHAGLPPKTAFKIMEDVRKGKGVKDEYEAIMKENNVPDWYIQSCKKIKYMFPKAHAAAYVMMAFRIAWFKVYYPEAFYATYFTVRADDFDAEMMAHGQDKVRNKIKEFEMKGNNITTKEKNVLTILEVVNEMYARGINFLPIDLYRSEATKFIIEDKSIRPPLNALQGLGGAAAQNIVDARKNGEFLSIDELRTKAKISKSVIEILERNNVLEGMPESNQLCLF, from the coding sequence ATGGACAGTGCAAATAATACAAATAGATTTTTATGTGATTTATTCCCCGATGAAATGGATTTTGACGGGGAATTTTCTACGCTAAAGCATTTAAAAGTAGAAAGAATGAGTGTTTTCATAAAGACAAGCAAGATTGAAATACATACTATAAGTTCAGATATTGTGAGTATTGCTCTTGTTATGAAAGCAGAAGAATGTCTCAGGCAAAAGCTTGGAGCACCAAATCTTACTTTAATAGTAAAATGCAGCAGGAATTGCAGCATAGAGGAGTACCTGAGCACCATGTGGAATGAGCTTATTCAGATGCTTACTGCAAAGGTTGCCTTGTGCAGGGGTATTCTTCCTGGCTCAAAATATGAGGTTTCAGGTAACAAAATACTAATAAAACTGATGACAACAGGCTCTGATATTCTAAAATCACAAAACTGCCATTTGATGTTAGAACAGCATATTAAGGATACTATTTGCCAAAGTGTAAAGGTTGAATTTTGTGATATGCATGTAGACCATGCAATAATGGAGGAGTATGTTGCAGAAAAGGTTAAGAATGAGGCAAAAGTAGTTAGTTCTGCAATAATTGCTCCTCCTCCAGAGCAAAAACAGAAAAAGCAGGAGTTTAAGTCAAATGGCTCTGGAGAAAGAGGTGTTATTACAGGAAAGCCTTTTACAGATAGTATTATGAAGATATCCGAAGTAACACCAGATTCAGGAAAAGTTGCCATAACAGGTGAGGTTTTCAGAACAGAATCTAGGGAAATCAGAGGCGGCAAATTCATTTACATATTTGATGTTACAGATTATACCAGTTCTGTTACTGTAAAAATGTTTGTTGAAAAGAAGGATTTCGCTAATATTTCAGAGAGAATAACAGAAGGAGTTTGCTTACGCATACGTGGTGATGCCCAGTATGACAAATTTTCAAAAGAGCTTGCCATAATGGCATATGACATTACTGAAACAGAAAAGGAAATAAGGCATGACGATGCAGAGGAAAAGCGTGTTGAACTTCACCTCCATACTCAAATGAGTTCAATGGACGGAGTAACTCCAGTAAAAGATTTGGTAAAACGTGCTGCTCAATGGGGACACAAGGCAATAGCCATAACAGACCACGGTGTAGTTCAAGCATATCCTGATGCCTACGCTGCATCTAAGAAGAACAATATTAAGGTCATTTACGGACTTGAATGTTATCTTCTGGATGATAATACACCTATAGTATATGATATAAAAGAACATTCTCTGGAAGATGATTTTGTTGTATTCGATATAGAAACAACAGGTTTAAACCCTCAGCAGGATAGAATTACAGAAATCGGAGCTGTCAAGGTCAGAAACGGGCAGGTTGTGGATAGGTTTAGTGCTTTTGTCAATCCTGGCGTACCTATTCCAAGCTTTATAGTTAAGCTGACAGGTATTACTGAGGATATGGTAAAGGATGCCCCTCCAATTGAACAGGTTTTGAATGAGTTTATGGAATTTATTCAAGGGAGTGTTCTAGTTGCCCACAATGCAAACTTTGATGTTGGATTTATAAAGCACAATGCAAAATTAATGGGAGAAAAGATTAAAAACCCATATATAGATACATTGGAGCTTTGTAGAAAAATGTTTCCGGAACTTGGCAAGTACAAGCTCAATATTGTTGCAAAGCATTTGAAAATTGAATTGGAAAATCATCACAGAGCAGTTGATGATTCAATGGCTACTGCAAAAATATTTATACATTGTATAAAAATGCTTAAAGAAAAGGGCTGTAAAAGCATAAGGGATATAGAGAATGCATTTGATGGGGAGATAAACCTTAAAGGAACTTCCTATCATGCCATTATTTTGGTAAAGAATAAGGTGGGACTTAAAAATCTTTATAAAATAGTTTCCCAATCTCATTTGAAGTACTTTTATAAAAAGCCTAGAGTACCTAAAAAACTTCTTATGGAATATAGAGAAGGACTTATTCTGGGAAGTGCATGTGAAGCAGGGGAGTTATATAGAGCTATATTAAATAATAAGAGTGAAGATGAAATTTCCAAAATAGTACGCTTTTACGATTATTTGGAAATTCAGCCCTTGGGAAACAATCAGTTTTTAATTAATAATGGTAAGGTTTCATCCCAAGAAGAATTAAAGAAAATCAACAAAAAAATTATAAGACTTGGAGAACGGCATAGAAAGCCAGTGGTTGCTACCTGTGATGTTCACTTTATGGACCCAAGGGATGAAGTGTTCAGAAGAATACTAATGGCAGGACAAGGGTATACCGATGCGGATAACCAAGCACCACTTTATTTAAGAACCACTGAAGAAATGCTTGAGGAGTTCAGCTATCTGGGTGAAGAAAAAGCCCGGGAAGTGGTAATAGAAAACACAAATCTTATTGCTGATATGATTGAAAGCATCGCCCCGGTACTTGAGGGAACATATCCTCCGAATATAGAGGGTGCGGAGCAGGACATAGAGAATATGGCAATGAGCCGTGCAAAAGAAATTTATGGAGAAGAATTGCCAGAGGTTGTGGCTCAAAGGCTTGAAAAAGAGTTGAATTCCATTATAAAAAATGGGTTTGCTGTTATGTATCTCATAGCACAAAAACTGGTTTCAAAGTCTCTAAGTGACGGATACTTGGTTGGCTCAAGAGGATCTGTCGGATCATCTTTTGTAGCAAATATGTCGGGCATAACAGAAGTTAATTCCTTGCAGCCTCATTATGTATGTGAAAAGTGCAAATATTCTGAATTCATTCTTGACGGTACCTATGACTGCGGGTTTGATATGCCAGAAAAGGATTGTCCTAATTGTGGCAATAAGCTTAAAAAAGACGGTTATGATATTCCTTTTGAAACTTTCCTTGGCTTTGACGGTGACAAGGAGCCTGATATTGACTTGAACTTTTCAGGGGATTATCAGCCTGTAGCACATAAATATACAGAAGAACTTTTTGGAGAGGGCTATGTATTCAGGGCAGGTACAATAGCATCAGTTGCCGAAAAGACTGCATATGGATATGTCAAGAATTATCTTGACGAAAGAGGAATAGTGGTAACAAACGCTGAAATAAACAGGTTGGTAAAAGGATGTACAGGTATAAAGAGAACTACAGGACAGCATCCTGGCGGAATAATGATAGTACCCAAGGATAAGGAAATATTTGATTTTTCACCAATACAGCGTCCTGCGGATGACACCCAATCAGAAATAGTAACTACACACTTTGACTACCATTTTCTTCATGGAAGTATACTAAAGCTTGATATTCTGGGCCATGATGATCCTACGGTAATCAGAATGCTTGAAGATTTAACAGGAGTGGATGCCAGAACAATTCCTATAGGTGAGGAAAAAACCATGAGTTTGTTCAGCAGCACTGAAGCACTTGGTGTGAAACCTGAAGATATAGGAAGTGAGACAGGAACTTTTGCTATTCCAGAGTTCGGAACAAAGTTTGTAAGACAAATGCTTCTAGACACAAAACCCCAATCCTTTTCTGAATTGATTAGGATATCAGGACTTTCACATGGTACTGATGTTTGGCTTAATAATGCTCAGGATTTAATCAGAGATGGAATCACCACTCTATCACAGAGTATATGCTGTCGTGACGATATAATGATTTACTTGATGCACGCAGGATTACCCCCAAAAACTGCCTTCAAGATAATGGAGGATGTACGTAAGGGGAAAGGTGTAAAAGACGAGTATGAGGCAATAATGAAAGAAAATAACGTTCCTGATTGGTATATTCAGTCATGTAAAAAAATAAAGTACATGTTCCCCAAGGCCCATGCTGCTGCGTATGTTATGATGGCGTTCAGAATAGCCTGGTTCAAGGTATACTATCCTGAGGCATTCTATGCAACATACTTTACGGTAAGAGCTGATGATTTTGATGCTGAAATGATGGCTCACGGTCAGGACAAGGTAAGAAATAAAATAAAGGAATTTGAAATGAAGGGTAATAATATTACTACAAAAGAGAAAAATGTTCTTACTATACTTGAAGTTGTAAATGAAATGTACGCAAGAGGGATAAATTTTCTTCCGATAGATTTATATCGTTCAGAAGCGACAAAATTTATAATTGAAGATAAAAGTATAAGGCCTCCTTTGAATGCACTTCAGGGTCTGGGAGGGGCTGCGGCACAGAACATTGTTGATGCCCGTAAAAACGGAGAATTCCTGTCTATTGACGAGCTTAGGACTAAGGCAAAAATCAGTAAATCCGTTATTGAAATTCTGGAAAGAAATAACGTACTGGAAGGAATGCCGGAGAGTAATCAGCTTTGTTTGTTTTAG
- the rimP gene encoding ribosome maturation factor RimP: MKKNIQQTITELVSPVVENLNYELVDVEYIKEGANWYLRVYIDKPGGISIDDCQAVSEQISDLLDKNDPIDQSYYLEVSSPGLDRPLKTEKDFTKYKGELVEVKVFQPIDGKKVFEGELVGLKDNFIVINQDGHDVQFERDKVAIVKRVIKF, from the coding sequence ATGAAGAAAAATATTCAGCAAACTATAACAGAGCTTGTATCACCGGTCGTAGAAAATTTAAACTATGAGTTGGTGGATGTTGAGTATATTAAAGAAGGTGCCAACTGGTACTTGAGAGTTTATATCGACAAGCCCGGCGGTATCAGTATTGATGATTGTCAGGCAGTTAGCGAACAGATAAGTGATTTACTTGACAAAAACGATCCTATTGATCAGAGCTATTATTTAGAGGTATCTTCACCAGGCCTTGACAGACCATTGAAAACAGAGAAAGACTTTACTAAATATAAGGGAGAACTTGTTGAAGTAAAGGTTTTTCAACCTATAGACGGCAAAAAAGTATTTGAAGGCGAATTGGTTGGCTTAAAGGATAATTTTATTGTGATTAATCAAGATGGCCACGATGTCCAGTTTGAAAGAGACAAGGTTGCTATAGTAAAAAGGGTTATTAAATTTTAA
- the nusA gene encoding transcription termination factor NusA — translation MSAELILALEQLEKEKGIKKEIIIEAIEAALISAYKKNFGSAMNVKVNIDRVTGDVKVFALRKVAENPDVEAMDISVGEAAKLNPTLEIGDYVELEVTPRSFGRIAAQTAKQVVVQKLREAERGIIYDEFYNKESDIVTGIIQRIEKRNVIVDLGKTEAVLGPTEQTPGEEYRFNERLKSYIVEVKKTTKGPQIMISRTHPGLVKRLFELEVPEIHDGTVEIKSISREPGSRTKIAVYSKDENVDPVGACVGQKGTRVQAIVDELRGEKIDIIKWSNDPKDYISSSLSPAKVVRVDVDEDEKSAKVVVPDYQLSLAIGKEGQNARLAAKLTGWKIDIKSESQLRQSIEKQLFDDSINSGFFDETDTDSINYDNNDHEDFTIE, via the coding sequence ATGAGCGCTGAGTTGATATTAGCTCTTGAACAGCTGGAAAAGGAAAAAGGAATCAAGAAGGAAATAATTATTGAGGCTATTGAAGCTGCACTTATTTCTGCATATAAGAAAAACTTTGGTTCAGCAATGAATGTTAAAGTCAATATAGATAGGGTAACAGGGGATGTAAAAGTATTTGCACTCAGGAAAGTTGCTGAAAATCCTGATGTTGAGGCAATGGATATATCCGTTGGGGAGGCTGCAAAGCTTAATCCTACACTTGAAATAGGGGACTACGTTGAATTGGAAGTAACTCCAAGGTCCTTTGGTAGAATAGCTGCCCAAACAGCTAAACAGGTAGTTGTTCAAAAACTGAGAGAAGCAGAAAGAGGAATTATTTACGATGAGTTTTATAATAAGGAAAGCGACATTGTAACGGGAATAATTCAAAGGATAGAAAAGAGAAATGTAATAGTAGACCTTGGTAAAACTGAAGCAGTTCTTGGACCTACTGAACAGACTCCCGGTGAAGAATACAGATTCAATGAACGTTTGAAGTCCTACATTGTAGAGGTTAAAAAGACTACAAAAGGTCCTCAGATTATGATTTCAAGAACACATCCAGGCCTTGTAAAAAGGCTTTTTGAATTAGAAGTGCCTGAAATACATGATGGTACTGTTGAAATAAAAAGTATCTCAAGAGAGCCGGGTTCAAGGACTAAAATAGCTGTGTACTCTAAAGATGAAAATGTAGACCCTGTTGGAGCTTGTGTAGGACAAAAGGGTACCAGAGTTCAGGCTATAGTTGATGAACTCAGAGGCGAAAAAATTGATATCATTAAATGGAGTAACGATCCAAAAGATTATATATCAAGCAGCTTAAGTCCTGCTAAGGTCGTAAGGGTAGACGTGGACGAGGATGAAAAGTCTGCAAAAGTTGTGGTTCCTGACTATCAGCTTTCATTAGCTATAGGAAAGGAAGGCCAGAATGCAAGGCTTGCTGCAAAGCTTACTGGTTGGAAAATTGATATAAAAAGTGAATCCCAACTGAGACAGTCAATTGAGAAACAACTCTTTGACGATAGTATAAACAGTGGCTTTTTTGACGAAACAGATACAGACAGTATAAATTATGATAATAATGACCATGAAGATTTTACGATTGAATGA
- the rnpM gene encoding RNase P modulator RnpM — MKQKRIPLRMCLGCKEMRPKRELIRVVKNNEGEISIDLVGKKPGRGAYICRSAHCLEQAIKAKRLEKAFETTIDMDIYDNLKNQLEENDG; from the coding sequence ATGAAGCAAAAAAGGATTCCATTGCGTATGTGCCTTGGCTGTAAGGAAATGAGGCCAAAGAGGGAATTAATACGCGTGGTAAAAAATAATGAGGGAGAAATCAGTATTGATCTCGTTGGTAAAAAGCCTGGCAGAGGTGCATACATATGCAGAAGTGCCCATTGTCTTGAACAGGCGATTAAGGCTAAAAGACTGGAAAAGGCTTTTGAGACTACAATTGACATGGACATTTATGATAATCTAAAAAACCAATTGGAGGAAAACGATGGATAA
- a CDS encoding L7Ae/L30e/S12e/Gadd45 family ribosomal protein translates to MDKVYSLLGLAKKAGQLLSGDETCERTIKSGKAELVVVAKDASENTKDKFKSMCNYHSVPYREYGLKLEIGKYTGKDLRAVVSIISKDFKNGLLKLIDNSTNETGGEGFGKS, encoded by the coding sequence ATGGATAAGGTTTATTCCTTATTAGGACTTGCAAAGAAGGCAGGTCAGCTGTTATCAGGCGATGAAACCTGTGAAAGGACAATAAAGTCTGGAAAAGCTGAACTTGTTGTCGTTGCAAAGGATGCTTCTGAAAACACGAAGGACAAATTTAAAAGTATGTGTAATTACCACTCTGTTCCGTACAGGGAGTATGGACTAAAGCTTGAAATTGGCAAGTATACGGGCAAAGATTTAAGAGCGGTAGTTTCAATTATATCAAAAGATTTTAAAAATGGCCTTCTTAAATTAATAGATAATTCAACAAACGAAACAGGGGGTGAAGGTTTTGGAAAAAGCTAG
- the infB gene encoding translation initiation factor IF-2 yields MEKARIYELAKELNTTSKRLMEKLAEINIHVKNHMSLLEPHELDALYNHIGVIRHDDKKNEVGESNNTTVEKKKEVKKEVKKENKSAPRIIRTTEIIIDTKTDDSSQSNNFSKNETKNVQKKNYRNDFVKVESSTSGLRPGFVREVKPEFKNKQNSAVSKNEQKVLPKEAPVAKEESLSGSKINQDIHKEEKIVADNKGNESKVLNDSSNAEAAQINNKVAAEKEGQKSNNKAESDQSPTQPEIKPHQSVETKNQEETGSPDNKEVQGKSEPQVAAQNDNSSVNNVSATEKPVQRTDRPQGQFNNQRTDRPQGQHNNQRTDRPQGQHNNQRSDRPQGQYNNQRSDRPQGQYNNQRSDRPQGQYNNQRTDRPQGQYNNQRSDRPQGQYNNQRTDRPQGQYNNQKSDRAQGQYGKRHDRPQGQSRQQNLDIPKPDASVAQEAFDSQRNEARREFQGRDFDKSVKREEKQKKETPKNNSSATKQRFRPQRIVIEKKGVSEILSEDYIFNEFYNDDGKKKKHKNKKNEKVKEKYIPPKAVLTSITIPESLTVKDLAESLKKTSTEIIKKLMAYGVMATLNNEIDFETATIIAEEYGVKTEKAVQVSEEDILFDDDETQDESKLKPRPPVVVVMGHVDHGKTSLLDAIRSAHVIDSEAGGITQHIGAYMVKANDRLITFLDTPGHEAFTAMRARGAQVTDIAILVVAADDGVMPQTIEAINHAKAANVSIIVAINKIDKPGANPDKVKQELTEYGIVAEEWGGDAIMVPVSAKKRENIDQLLEMVLLVADMLELKADPERQAKGTVIEAKLDKERGPVATVLVQRGTLKIGDSLIAGSAFGRIKAMTSDKGYSIKAAGPSMPVEILGLDEVPEAGEVFYAVTDEKVAKQLVEKRKFKQKEQQFKATAKVTLEDLFTQIKEGKVKDLNIIIKADVQGSVEAVKQSLEKLSNEEVRVKIIHGAVGAITESDVTLAQVSNAIIIGFNVRPGANVTEAAKNAEVDMRLYSVIYKAIEDVQAAMKGMLEPTYQEVVLGHIEIRQTFKVSGVGTIGGAYVTDGKVQRNSEVRVVRDGIVIHEGKLASLKRFKDDVKEVTQGFECGVSIERFNDIKEGDVIEAFIMEEVKR; encoded by the coding sequence TTGGAAAAAGCTAGAATATACGAGCTTGCCAAAGAACTTAATACTACAAGTAAAAGGTTAATGGAAAAGCTTGCTGAGATAAATATACACGTCAAAAATCATATGAGCCTTCTTGAACCTCATGAATTAGATGCACTATATAATCATATAGGTGTTATAAGACATGATGATAAAAAGAATGAGGTTGGAGAAAGTAATAATACAACAGTAGAAAAGAAGAAAGAAGTAAAAAAGGAAGTAAAGAAAGAAAATAAGAGTGCACCAAGAATTATAAGAACAACTGAAATAATTATTGACACTAAAACAGATGATTCATCGCAGTCAAACAATTTTTCAAAGAATGAAACAAAAAATGTCCAAAAGAAAAATTATAGAAATGATTTTGTTAAAGTAGAATCAAGTACATCAGGGTTAAGACCTGGATTTGTAAGAGAAGTTAAACCAGAATTTAAAAATAAACAGAATTCGGCAGTCAGCAAAAATGAACAAAAAGTATTGCCAAAGGAAGCACCAGTAGCAAAAGAAGAAAGTTTAAGTGGTTCAAAAATAAATCAGGACATTCATAAAGAGGAAAAAATTGTGGCGGATAACAAGGGAAATGAATCTAAGGTATTAAATGATAGCTCAAATGCGGAAGCAGCACAGATAAACAATAAGGTTGCTGCTGAAAAAGAAGGACAAAAAAGTAATAATAAGGCTGAGAGTGATCAATCACCTACACAGCCGGAAATAAAGCCACATCAGAGTGTCGAGACTAAGAATCAGGAAGAGACAGGTTCACCTGATAATAAAGAAGTTCAGGGTAAATCTGAACCTCAGGTAGCTGCTCAAAACGACAACTCATCCGTAAACAACGTTTCGGCAACAGAAAAGCCTGTTCAAAGAACAGATAGACCACAGGGTCAGTTTAATAACCAAAGAACAGACAGACCACAAGGCCAGCACAATAACCAAAGAACAGACAGGCCACAGGGTCAGCACAACAACCAAAGGTCGGACAGACCACAGGGTCAGTACAACAACCAAAGGTCGGACAGACCACAGGGTCAGTACAACAACCAAAGGTCGGACAGACCACAAGGTCAGTACAACAACCAAAGGACAGACAGACCACAGGGTCAGTACAATAACCAAAGGTCGGACAGACCACAAGGTCAGTACAATAACCAAAGAACAGACAGACCACAGGGTCAGTATAATAACCAGAAGTCAGATAGAGCGCAAGGTCAATATGGTAAGAGGCATGATAGACCACAGGGTCAGTCCAGACAACAAAATCTGGATATACCAAAGCCGGATGCTTCGGTAGCACAGGAAGCTTTTGACTCACAGAGAAATGAGGCAAGAAGAGAATTCCAAGGCAGGGATTTCGACAAGAGTGTTAAGAGGGAAGAAAAGCAAAAGAAAGAAACTCCTAAGAACAACAGTTCAGCTACAAAGCAAAGATTCAGGCCTCAGAGGATAGTTATAGAAAAGAAGGGAGTTTCTGAAATTCTATCTGAAGACTATATTTTTAATGAATTTTATAACGATGATGGTAAAAAGAAAAAGCACAAAAATAAAAAGAATGAAAAGGTTAAGGAGAAGTACATTCCTCCTAAGGCAGTACTTACTTCAATAACTATTCCAGAGTCGCTTACAGTAAAAGATTTGGCTGAGTCTCTTAAAAAGACATCTACAGAAATTATTAAGAAATTGATGGCTTATGGAGTAATGGCGACTCTCAATAACGAGATTGATTTTGAAACAGCTACCATAATTGCTGAAGAATACGGAGTAAAGACAGAGAAAGCTGTTCAGGTAAGCGAAGAGGATATACTATTTGATGATGATGAAACTCAGGATGAATCAAAGCTTAAGCCAAGACCTCCAGTTGTCGTTGTAATGGGACATGTTGACCATGGTAAAACTTCATTACTGGATGCTATCAGAAGTGCACATGTTATAGACAGCGAAGCAGGTGGAATTACACAGCATATTGGAGCTTATATGGTTAAGGCAAATGACAGGCTTATAACTTTCCTGGATACACCGGGTCACGAAGCGTTTACTGCAATGCGTGCTAGAGGAGCTCAGGTAACAGATATTGCAATACTCGTTGTAGCTGCTGATGATGGTGTTATGCCGCAGACTATTGAAGCAATTAACCATGCAAAGGCTGCCAATGTATCAATTATAGTTGCAATAAATAAGATAGATAAACCAGGTGCAAATCCTGATAAGGTTAAGCAAGAACTTACAGAATATGGAATTGTTGCGGAAGAATGGGGCGGAGATGCAATAATGGTTCCTGTTTCCGCAAAAAAGAGAGAAAATATAGATCAATTACTTGAAATGGTACTTTTGGTTGCAGATATGCTTGAATTGAAGGCAGACCCTGAAAGACAGGCAAAAGGTACAGTTATCGAAGCTAAGCTTGATAAGGAAAGAGGACCTGTTGCTACTGTTCTTGTACAGAGAGGTACATTGAAAATCGGAGATTCGTTAATTGCAGGTTCAGCATTTGGTAGAATCAAAGCAATGACAAGCGACAAAGGTTATTCAATCAAAGCAGCAGGACCTTCAATGCCGGTTGAAATACTAGGTTTGGACGAGGTTCCTGAAGCAGGAGAAGTATTCTATGCAGTAACTGATGAAAAAGTAGCAAAGCAGCTTGTTGAGAAGCGTAAGTTCAAACAGAAGGAACAACAATTTAAAGCAACTGCAAAGGTTACTCTTGAGGATCTGTTTACTCAGATAAAAGAAGGTAAAGTAAAAGATTTAAATATTATAATAAAAGCAGATGTTCAGGGTTCAGTTGAAGCCGTAAAGCAGTCTCTTGAAAAATTGAGCAATGAAGAGGTAAGAGTCAAGATTATACATGGTGCGGTTGGTGCCATTACCGAATCAGATGTAACTTTAGCTCAGGTATCAAATGCTATAATCATTGGTTTTAATGTAAGACCGGGTGCAAATGTTACTGAGGCTGCAAAGAATGCAGAAGTTGACATGAGACTGTACAGCGTTATTTACAAGGCAATAGAAGATGTACAGGCTGCTATGAAGGGTATGCTTGAACCAACCTATCAGGAAGTAGTACTCGGACATATTGAAATCAGGCAGACATTTAAGGTTTCAGGTGTGGGAACCATCGGTGGTGCTTATGTAACTGACGGTAAGGTACAGAGAAATTCCGAGGTTAGAGTTGTTAGAGATGGTATTGTTATCCATGAAGGTAAACTTGCTTCTCTCAAGAGGTTCAAAGACGATGTTAAGGAAGTTACTCAAGGCTTTGAATGTGGTGTATCTATAGAGCGTTTCAATGACATTAAGGAAGGCGATGTAATCGAAGCCTTCATTATGGAGGAAGTAAAGAGATAA
- the rbfA gene encoding 30S ribosome-binding factor RbfA, with protein MADRIVRISEEVKKEISNIIQNEIKDPRLPNMVSIISCTVTKDLRYAKVFISVLGDDEQKKNAISALKSAAGFIRRELGHRVQLRYTPEIHFELDTSIEHGIHINKLLDDAKKEFTE; from the coding sequence ATGGCAGATAGAATAGTAAGAATATCAGAAGAAGTAAAAAAGGAAATAAGCAATATAATTCAAAATGAAATAAAGGATCCTAGACTTCCAAATATGGTTAGTATAATTTCATGTACTGTAACCAAAGATTTAAGATACGCAAAGGTATTTATCAGTGTTTTAGGAGATGACGAGCAAAAGAAAAATGCAATTAGTGCTTTAAAGAGTGCAGCAGGTTTCATAAGACGTGAGCTTGGGCATAGAGTACAGCTCAGATATACACCTGAAATACACTTTGAACTTGATACTTCTATTGAACATGGTATTCATATTAACAAGCTTCTTGATGATGCTAAAAAGGAATTTACCGAGTAG